TTTTTGGAAAAGTGCCATAACATTTTCATCATAAGATTTTCCTGTGACCACTTCGATAATGTCGCCAAGATTTTTGTAAGCATCATTGGAATAATGAAAATCAGTGCCGGGTTTGAACATCAGTTTTTCACCAAAATAATTAATGCCCGAACTGTGATGAAGAAGCTCGGAAATTGTGATGCCTTTATAAGAAGGCGTTTGGTAAGATTTTAAATATTTTGAAACCTTATCATTAAGATTCAGTTTTTGTTGTTCTTCTAATTGTAGAATTAAAACCCCTGTAAATTGTTTGCTGTTTGACGCGATAGGAAATACCGTTTGGTTGTCGATGTTAGTTTGACGTTCAAAATTAGAAAAACCTTGTGCGCGTTCGTAGATTTTTTTTTGATCCCATTCGACAGACACAATGCCATTGAATTTATTTTTTGAAATAATAGAATCTAAAATTGGGACGATTTGTGATTTTTTCTGTTCCAAAAATATGCTGTCCCGAAGTGCGTTTTGGTCTATGATTTTTTCAGCTTCTGTTTTTTCTTGTTTTTTGCAAGCGTTTAGCATTAAGAAGCTTATAAACATAAGGATCAATTTCTTCTTCATTTGTTTTGTGTTTTTTACGAAAATAGGAAATTTAAAGTGAAAGTATTGCTGAAGTTAGTTCTAATTTTTCAAAAGATGAAGCTGATTTTATGTCGGGAAGTCGGCTTGTATGTGTTTTTGGTTTTAAAGATTCTGAAACCTATAAATTTATTAATAAGTAAATTTTGTTCAATATCATAATTATTTAATTGCATAGAAGTATTTTTATAAGTTAGAAGTCTCAAGATGTTTAGCATTTTGGGGCTTTTTTTATTTTATAACATATTTTAAATTTTTCAACAAAAAAATATTGTTTCTATCCAAAACCGTTTTTGATTAATTTTGTTTTAAGTTTAAGTCAAATATTATACGGAGGAATTATGTTATTGAGATATTTTTTATTCATTTCATTTTTTTTTGGGACAGGCTTTCAGTGCATAAGTTGCTGCTGAAGTTGCTAGCCCTATGGTAAAAAATATTGAAGATTTGGTTAGGAAATCGGACGAAGTCGCAAAATCAAATCTAGATTCTGCCCTTTATTATAGTAAAAGAGCGGAAATACTTATTAATCAACTTCCCGAGAATAATGATAAAGTCTATGTGTATAGAATGCTCGGCAGTATTTATTTAGGCAAAGGTAATTTTGCAAGTGCATTGAATTACAGTTTATCTTCTATAAAAATTAATGATAAATTATTAAAAAAAAATCCAAACGATCAAAGTTTAATTGTAAACAAAATCCGATTAATCACACAACTTGGTAACATAGAACTCCAACAAAACAATTATGACAAGGCGCTCTCAAAATATCAAGAAGTTCGAGCATTATTAAATAAAGAAAAAGTTCTGGTGCCTCAAAAAGTACAAGCTTGGCAAGCAAAAATACTCAATAACATTGCAGCAACTTACGCAAAACAAAAACAATTTGATAAAGCACTTGGCTTTTTTGAGTCAGCACAAAAAATAAATACTAATCTCAACGATCCTTCATTGGAAGCTTCTTTGCTCAACAATATTGGGATTTGTCATTTGGAAGGTAAAGAGTACAGACTTGCTATTTATTATTACAATCAATCTTTAAAAATCCGTGAAAACTTGGGCGAAGATCGCGGCGTGGCACAATGTTACAACAATTTGGGAAAAGCATATTCCGAAATTGGTGATTACGAATAATCCAAATATTACCTCAATAACGCGCTCTCTTTAGGGAAAAATCTAGGCAATACAGAGTCTATTCTCATAAGTTTGGAACTCTTACGGAATGTTTATAAAAAATTAGGTAATTACCAGCAGGCTTTAGAAAATCAAGAACAATATAGCCATTTGAGAGATAGTCTTTTTAATGCAGAAACGGTTAAGAAAGTTAGCGGTGTAGAGCTAAAATACGCTTTAGAAAAACAAAAAGAAGTTTATGAAGCCAATGCCCAAAAACAAGAAAGTGAAAAAGAAAAAAACCGTTTGGCGTTTTATGCCGCAGGTGGTATTTTGTTACTTTTGTTAGCCCTAGCGGCACTTTTTCTGTATTTACAAAAAACGAAACTCAAAAATGCTAAACTTTCTAATGACAAGTTGGAGCTAGAACGGAAAAATTTGTCTTTAGAAAAAGAAAAATTAACCGAAGATTTGGATTTTCAACATCGGGAAATGGCAAGCAAAGTCATGTATATTTTAAAAAAGAACGAACTTATAAAAAGTATTTCCGACCAATTGTCCACTTTGAAAGCGACAACACCTCCTCCAAATCAGAAGCAATTACAAGAAATAATCCGGGAGATGAATCAAAAAAAAGATCAAGATGTCTGGACAGAATTTGAAACCCATTTTACAAAAGTGCATCCTAATTTTTATGCAAAACTGAGTCAGCAATTTCCCAATCCCACCCCGAACGAAAAAAAAATGTGTGCGTTTCTTAGACTTAATATGTCCACCAAAGATATTTCCGCTATTACTTATCAGTCTGTTAACAGCATCAGCGTATCGCGGTCACGATTTCGCAGAAAACTCAATATCCAGGGTGAAGTCAAAAATCTCATTAATTTCTTGTCAGAATTGAATGAAATTTGTCCAAATTAGTTTGAAGACTTACAGAGATGTTAATGTGGTTTTAAAAACATTTAACCATTTTTTTTCAAATGAATCTGCTTTTGATTTGTAAATAAAAATATCATTCGTATTTACTGTAGGAATACTTTGTCCATCAATTTTAAAATCACCATTGGCAAAACCTGCAATTACAGTATTTCCGTTTTTATCAAATGCAGAGTGTAGTAATTGTCCGCCATTATATGTATTGACTTGATGAAGACTTTTTAATGATAGAGGATTTTCTTGTCCATATAGCAATGAAACCAAGAAAACTGTAACCAAGAAGTATATTTTTTTCATGTTGTTTATTATTTTGCTCTTGAAATACTCATTTAAGATACAAAAAAAAGAGCAAAAACATTATAGTTTTTACTCTTTTTTTACTGAACTTTTTCAGTGCCCTCCCAAAATAACTGAGGCTTTTTATTTTATAAAGTAATAGATTGATCTTTGATAAATTTAACAACGGCTTTTTCTTTACCAATAAGCTCCAGATAATAGACGCCTTTTGGTAGATCGCTAACATTGACTTGGTTGTTTTTCAAGCTTTGATTTAAAACCAATTTAGCTGAAGCATCATAAATTTTAACCTCTGTAAAATCCTTATTGTCTTTGATATTGATAACATCTTTCGTTGGATTAGGATAGATAACAATTGGGTTTTTCTTATAAGTTTCTGCCGTTTCCAATTCTTTTTCTTCAAGACTTATGAGCAACATATTATCCCCTTTTTTACTTGTTATATCTATATTGTCAATCTTATATTGATAAGAGTTCCCAAAAAGGATAGGCTTGTTATCAGAAGAAATACTTATATTAAAACTTTCGTTATGTATTCCTAATAATTTGTGCTGTAGTAGATTAGCATTTTTATCAAGTTTTAATAATATGTTTTCATTGTCATAAATATTGCCAAGGGTGATTTCTTGGTCTTGATATTTGATTTTGCCTTTCCAAGCGCTTGAAATATAGATGTTAGATTGCGCATCTGTAGTAATAAAATTTCCTTTTACTAAAGTATTAATATTAGAGTCTGATAATATTGGTTTTGACCAAAGTACTTGTCCTGTATTATTAATTTTAGAAATAATGTTAGTGTATTTAAAATTAGAATTATAAGGATTTGTAAATTCTACATT
This genomic stretch from Chryseobacterium sp. POL2 harbors:
- a CDS encoding serine hydrolase domain-containing protein encodes the protein MKKKLILMFISFLMLNACKKQEKTEAEKIIDQNALRDSIFLEQKKSQIVPILDSIISKNKFNGIVSVEWDQKKIYERAQGFSNFERQTNIDNQTVFPIASNSKQFTGVLILQLEEQQKLNLNDKVSKYLKSYQTPSYKGITISELLHHSSGINYFGEKLMFKPGTDFHYSNDAYKNLGDIIEVVTGKSYDENVMALFQKLGMRHSSTGNLYSGTNFASAHLGKLNNPKEVPNMPKRLDKNHISIAAGGILSTVDDLHLWNNALYNGKVLTKESFKIFIKPEKNFEHYILGKVGYACGIMISPKSPQTYMHSGYVKGAPSLNIYYPETKTSVIILSNIADESLGKKAIYKTHRQIRIKMDSLTTIWNQDKKNVLTNL
- a CDS encoding tetratricopeptide repeat protein; amino-acid sequence: MVKNIEDLVRKSDEVAKSNLDSALYYSKRAEILINQLPENNDKVYVYRMLGSIYLGKGNFASALNYSLSSIKINDKLLKKNPNDQSLIVNKIRLITQLGNIELQQNNYDKALSKYQEVRALLNKEKVLVPQKVQAWQAKILNNIAATYAKQKQFDKALGFFESAQKINTNLNDPSLEASLLNNIGICHLEGKEYRLAIYYYNQSLKIRENLGEDRGVAQCYNNLGKAYSEIGDYE
- a CDS encoding helix-turn-helix transcriptional regulator codes for the protein MELLRNVYKKLGNYQQALENQEQYSHLRDSLFNAETVKKVSGVELKYALEKQKEVYEANAQKQESEKEKNRLAFYAAGGILLLLLALAALFLYLQKTKLKNAKLSNDKLELERKNLSLEKEKLTEDLDFQHREMASKVMYILKKNELIKSISDQLSTLKATTPPPNQKQLQEIIREMNQKKDQDVWTEFETHFTKVHPNFYAKLSQQFPNPTPNEKKMCAFLRLNMSTKDISAITYQSVNSISVSRSRFRRKLNIQGEVKNLINFLSELNEICPN